In Candidatus Jettenia caeni, the DNA window TTTGGATGGCGCACCGTGTTGCCTTCGACGTCCTCCTTACACTACTCGTAACCCTGTCGATACTCTTTTTTTATAAAGGATATACCGAACAAAAAAACAAAGGGTTGTATTATACCGTCTTTTATGTGCTCATGGCCTTCGGAGTACTTGCAAAGGGACCCATAGGCTTTATCCTTCCCTTTCTCATAGTATTAACTTACCTTATATTGAAAAGGGATGTCGGAATTTTAAAAGATACCAAACCATGGATAGGTGGGATATTGTTTACCATCATAGTATTTACCTGGGTTTATCTGGCAGGTATCTATGGTGGTAAGGAATATACCAATCAGATACTTTTCAAACAAAATGTTGGAAGGTTTGCCAGCTCATTCGCACATAAGAGGCCGTTTTATTACTACTTCATAAATTTTCCTGTTAATTTTTTGCCCTGGAGTATTTTTATTCCCAGTATTGTGATATATCTATTTTCTCAGAAAGGGAGAGAGAAAATACCCAATATCCTGACGATAAGGAATTTCAAAACAAAGATACTTCGCCGCTCTTCACTCCAAAATAACAACATTTGTCATTCAGGGCGAAACGAAGAATCTCTTTTATTACCACTCGTTTGGTTTGCAGTTGTCTTTATCTTCTTTTCCATTGTGTCAGGGAAAAGGGATATTTACGTTCTCCCCTTATACCCTGCGGCTGCACTCTTTATAGCCTGGTTTCTGAATGAGTTTATTGAGCAGTCTCAGGAGAATTATTTTAGAAAAACAGGCTATTATCCCTGTTATATACTGTGTGGAATATCACTCGTACTGGGCGTTCTTTTCCCTATCACGGTATATAAGGCATTCCCTCAATATATAACTACGACTACTCCATTTACAATAATTCTTTCTCTTGCTGGTATTGTAATGCTATACTTGATAAAGCACGCCAGGATAATTCCATTTTTCTTTACCCTTGTTTTTGTTATCTGTATCATTTTTAATGTCAGCACCGTAAGGGTTATTCCGATACTCGACCACTATAAATCTGCCAAAGAGATTTGTGGCAAAGCAAAGGCTATGATGAAACCGGATGACAGACTGGCGATGTATAATTTTTTCCGGGATCCGTATCTGTTCTATACCGATAGAAATTCTATTGAAGTAATTGCCGAATCAGACAATTTGAGAAAATTTTTGAACTCACAGGAGAGAGTATTTCTCTTTATCCAGGAGAAGGACTTCAAAAAGATTTCGAAACTTCCTGAAATGCCTCTGTTTGTGCTCGAAAGAGATTCTGTAGGTCACCGGGATATACTTTTTGTTTCAAATAAAGATATTTGATACATGATAAAGATTAGATCACCGCAAAGAACATGGAAAAGTGGTAAAACCTATGAGATTAAAAAATAAGGTAGCACTTATTACCGGTGGTGGAACTGGTATTGGCAAGGCCACGGCGCTGCTTTTTGCCAGAGAGGGCGCTTCTCTTGTTATTACCGGGAGAAGGGAAACACCTCTGGAAGAGACGGTTTCACACATAAGAAATTTGCACAAGAATGCCATATATGTTATAGGGGATGTCTCAAAAGCAGATGATGCTCAGAATATGGTTCAAAAGACAGGAGAAACCTTTGGGAGGTTAGATATCCTTGTGAACAATGCCGGTGTTAATTACAAACCGGACACAACCAGCGCAACAGAGGAGGAGGGTTGGGATATAACGATTAATACGAACCTAAAAGGTATTTATCTGGTCTCAAAATATGCCATTCCTGAACTTTCAAAAAATGGCGGTTCCATTATCAATATCTCTTCTGTTGTAGGATTAAAAGGGTTTCGGAAAGCCATTGCTTATGCTACATCAAAAGGCGGTATCCTTAACATGACAAAAAGCATGGCCATAGAATTAGCCCCTGATAAGATCCGTGTCAACTGTATTTGCCCGGGCATGATAGATACCGATATGTACTGGAATTTTATAAAGTCTTCAGAGAATCCTGACACATTGCATGAGTATGTAGTACATTCGCATCCGCTCGGTAGAATCGGAAAACCCGAGGATATTGCGTATGGTGCGCTTTTTCTTGCATCAGATGAAGCAAACTGGATTACCGGGGTTATATTACCCATTGATGGCGGCTTTACAGCGCGATAGATTTTTAACCATAAATTAGGCCTTCGGCAACTCTTTTAAGCCATGAATGAACACGAATGATCAGGACTATACCAGGCCTTGTCTTCTCTAGTGGTAAAAATGAATAAATCGATTTTTATCGCAGGTATTCTCTGTTTCTTAAGCCAATCGCTATATTATCCCTTACAAAAGGTCATTTCTCAATCCATAGACAAACCGCCAACTATCGACTCAAACACCAATAATCTTGTAAATCCTGTCTCTCTTAACTTTAAAGATGTTTTCAATCAATTTGGCGATAATGCAGAACGGCTTTATCAACACTATGGAACCTTCGCCCTTGAATTTTTAAAAGAATATAAGATAGAGGGACTTGCCCTTTTGGAAAAACACGGCAGGGAAATGGCAAATCTGTATCCACTTATCAATTACCGGGACATCTTCCGCTTATACAGCAATCCGGATAACAACAAAAATAATCTCCATATATTCTCACCCGAAACCCTCGCTACATTTTACACAACCTTTGGAGATGAAGGAGTAAAATATATTGCCAATAACCCTGAAAATTTCTTTCTTATCAATGAAGATAAAGAAAGAGGTATCGAGCTGATCAATCTTGCCAATGAAAAGGGCGATATGGTATTTTCCCTGATACGAAAACACGGCATTGCCTTTGCGAGACTATATGATAAAGACGTGTTGGATATCGTCATTAAATTTCAAGAGGACGGCCTTCTGGCCATAAAAGAATATGGAGAAAAGGCAAAGGTTTTGTTCAACCTTTTTACCGATGATGATATCTTTTACCAGGTGATAAAAACGTACGGGCATAAACAAACGATTCCCATCATCTATCTTTTCTATGATAATAAAGATTTTAACAGCCAAATTTACAACTATTTGAAGACGACAAGCGCCTACGGATGGGTCTCGTACTGGTGGTACGGCATTGAAACATCTGCGGCAGATGCTCAAAGCGATACAGCAATAAGACGTGAAAATGCACAACGGGCCATTCACCTCATCTTTGAATTGGGAAATGATTTTATTGACCGTTTTGAGATCCTCGATATCAATAATGTCAAGGAAGAAGCTATTACTACAATTACCAACAAATTAAGAAACTTCTTTATCTCTGATATTGAGCGGGTAAGTCGAAAAAGGATCCGGCAGGAAGATATTACGTTTCAGGATAAATTGTTTGCGGGACTAGATATTCTGGGATTTGTCCCTATTGGCAGCGGTATATCTAAAGTGGCAAAGCTTGCAGCAAAAGGAGCACAGTTTGCCAGAACCACAAAAGGTTTTCGGGGTCTCGTCCATCTTACGGAAGATTTGGTTGAAACTTACGGAGATGATGCCGTTCAGTTTGTTGCAAAATACGGAGACGATGGCATCAGGGTCCTGAAGGCAACCGATGGTAAAATCCTCAAACTATCGCAACAATATGGGGATGATACAGTTCGATACCTTACAAAATATGGCCCAGATGCAGGAAATGTGATTGAAAAATATGGTGATGAAGTACTGCTTCTTGCACGTCAATATGGTGATGATGTCGTAAAATACACCATGCTTTACGGCGATGACGGCCTCAGGGTAATTCAGA includes these proteins:
- a CDS encoding putative glycosyltransferase, whose product is MRRCKSKKDICNIDCFHKMNSITPFHNTRFIVVSIIVFTAFLFLFNIGKRDLWAPDEPRYAQVSKEMRDSGNFIVPHLNSKPYPDKPPLLFWLINVFSLPFGKITALSSRLPSAFAGIGCCVALFYLATSLYRNTRIALMASLILATSSKFLWMAHRVAFDVLLTLLVTLSILFFYKGYTEQKNKGLYYTVFYVLMAFGVLAKGPIGFILPFLIVLTYLILKRDVGILKDTKPWIGGILFTIIVFTWVYLAGIYGGKEYTNQILFKQNVGRFASSFAHKRPFYYYFINFPVNFLPWSIFIPSIVIYLFSQKGREKIPNILTIRNFKTKILRRSSLQNNNICHSGRNEESLLLPLVWFAVVFIFFSIVSGKRDIYVLPLYPAAALFIAWFLNEFIEQSQENYFRKTGYYPCYILCGISLVLGVLFPITVYKAFPQYITTTTPFTIILSLAGIVMLYLIKHARIIPFFFTLVFVICIIFNVSTVRVIPILDHYKSAKEICGKAKAMMKPDDRLAMYNFFRDPYLFYTDRNSIEVIAESDNLRKFLNSQERVFLFIQEKDFKKISKLPEMPLFVLERDSVGHRDILFVSNKDI
- a CDS encoding short-chain dehydrogenase: MRLKNKVALITGGGTGIGKATALLFAREGASLVITGRRETPLEETVSHIRNLHKNAIYVIGDVSKADDAQNMVQKTGETFGRLDILVNNAGVNYKPDTTSATEEEGWDITINTNLKGIYLVSKYAIPELSKNGGSIINISSVVGLKGFRKAIAYATSKGGILNMTKSMAIELAPDKIRVNCICPGMIDTDMYWNFIKSSENPDTLHEYVVHSHPLGRIGKPEDIAYGALFLASDEANWITGVILPIDGGFTAR